Proteins encoded within one genomic window of Acidithiobacillus sp. AMEEHan:
- a CDS encoding MFS transporter → MLNSENLVNLERWLCSEYEHLEYRFLQYLPNRARVVVILAAVLGVASANLAALGALAHILEATLHISDARFGLVGTVASLSGAVLTLIAGVWVDRRKRVRLLAIFAASWALGMAASGAIPGYLELLLAQVIVGASGISVGAVVASLTGDYFPPSQRGRIFGLIVGGELLGAGIGMLVASIVADLLGWRFAFWSLALLGLLGVVVIRRYLREPQRNTMERIASGSKSSSRSDAAAPRSHKVADLIRRMAIAPYPDRVMREDPTCWRWTLAARYIVTIRTNVILVLGSSASYFYFTGLLVFADLYLMQRFDLPADTASILFMGLGSGGIFGVLLSGWFADRLLHRHIVAARVWVAAGAFFLTVLAFLPAFLLHSVWVAAPCFFLAALFLGATNPTLDAARLDIMHSRLWGRAESIRNLVRYTLVGLAPLMIGLLVGYFQKSDGQGAEALGHAFLLLLVLLLTAGVAMVFAAFTYPRDVATVLASEGAPLSVTPDAEHPEVEVSA, encoded by the coding sequence ATGCTCAACAGTGAAAATCTCGTCAACTTGGAACGTTGGCTCTGTTCCGAATACGAGCATCTCGAATATCGTTTTTTGCAATACCTGCCCAATCGCGCCCGGGTAGTGGTGATTCTCGCCGCGGTATTGGGTGTGGCGTCGGCAAATCTCGCAGCGCTCGGGGCATTGGCCCATATACTGGAGGCCACGTTACACATCAGCGATGCGCGTTTTGGTCTGGTGGGTACGGTAGCCTCGCTCTCCGGGGCGGTACTCACTTTGATCGCCGGGGTCTGGGTGGATCGGCGAAAGCGCGTGCGCCTGCTGGCCATTTTTGCTGCCAGCTGGGCTCTGGGTATGGCTGCCAGCGGCGCCATTCCAGGTTATCTGGAGCTTTTGCTGGCGCAAGTCATAGTCGGCGCCAGCGGTATCTCCGTCGGGGCGGTGGTCGCCTCCCTGACCGGGGACTATTTTCCTCCGTCCCAACGCGGCAGAATTTTTGGCCTGATTGTAGGTGGTGAGTTGTTGGGTGCCGGAATTGGAATGCTGGTGGCGAGCATCGTCGCCGACCTCCTGGGCTGGCGTTTTGCCTTTTGGAGTCTGGCACTGTTGGGGTTACTGGGCGTTGTCGTGATACGCCGGTATCTGCGCGAGCCTCAGCGCAATACGATGGAGAGAATTGCCAGCGGTTCCAAAAGCTCTTCGCGCTCTGACGCTGCCGCGCCGCGTTCCCACAAGGTTGCCGATTTGATTCGCCGGATGGCGATTGCGCCGTATCCCGATCGGGTGATGCGCGAAGATCCGACTTGCTGGCGGTGGACGCTGGCGGCGCGATACATCGTCACCATTCGTACCAACGTCATTCTCGTCCTCGGCTCGTCGGCCAGTTATTTTTATTTCACGGGTCTCTTGGTGTTTGCCGATCTTTACCTCATGCAGCGCTTCGATCTGCCCGCTGATACCGCCAGCATCCTGTTCATGGGTCTGGGCAGTGGCGGAATCTTCGGGGTTTTGCTCAGTGGCTGGTTCGCAGATCGATTGTTGCATCGGCATATTGTTGCGGCGCGGGTGTGGGTGGCAGCGGGGGCCTTCTTTCTGACGGTGCTCGCCTTTCTGCCGGCCTTTCTGCTGCACAGCGTCTGGGTGGCGGCGCCTTGTTTCTTTCTGGCGGCCTTGTTTTTGGGCGCTACCAATCCAACTCTTGATGCCGCACGTCTCGATATCATGCACTCCCGCTTGTGGGGGCGAGCAGAAAGTATACGCAATCTGGTGCGCTATACCCTCGTGGGTTTGGCACCGCTGATGATTGGGCTTTTGGTGGGATATTTCCAGAAAAGCGATGGACAAGGCGCCGAGGCCCTCGGGCATGCCTTTCTGCTTCTGTTAGTTCTGCTGTTGACCGCTGGCGTCGCCATGGTTTTCGCGGCGTTCACGTATCCGCGCGATGTAGCGACGGTATTGGCCTCCGAGGGCGCACCGCTCTCTGTGACCCCGGATGCGGAGCATCCGGAGGTCGAGGTTTCCGCTTGA